The Streptomyces sp. B3I8 nucleotide sequence TCGGCGAACGCGGCCGGGTTCTTCGCGGCCTCGCCGAACCCGCCGGACCATGTCCAGCCGCCGAAGGACCAGATGACCTTGATGTTCGGGTACTTGGCCTTCAGCTCGCGCAGCTGGTTGAAGTTGCCGCGCAGCGGCTGGTCCCAGGTGTCGGCGACGCCGCTGACGGACTGGTCGGCGGTGAACGCCTTGTCGTAGTCGGCGTAGGAGTCGCCGATGGCGCACTTGCCGCCGGTGACGTTGCCGAAGGCGTAGTTGATGTGGGTGATCTTCGCGGCGGAGCCGGAGGTCACGATGTTCTTGACGTTGTAGTTGCGGCCGTAGGTGCCCCACTCGGTGAAGTAGCCGAGCTTGACCTTGCCGCCCGCGTTGCCGCCGTCGTCCCCGTCACCGGGGTCGGTGGTGCCGCCGCCGGTGGTGTGCACCTTGACCGCGCTGCTGGGGGAGCCCGTCTGGTCGGCGGTGTCACGGGCCTGGACGGTGTACGAGTAGTCGGTGCCGGCGGTCAGCCCCGAGTCGGTGTACGAGGTGGAGGTGACGGTGGCGACCTTGGAACCGTCGCGCAGGACGTCGTAGTTCTTGACGCCCTTGTCGTCACTGGCCGCGCTCCAGGAGAGCTTGACCGAGGTGTCGGTGACCAAGGAGGCGGTGGGGGTGCCCGGCGCGGAGGGCGGGTTGTCGCCGGGGACCGTGGTGCCGCCGTCGCAGCTCGCGCCGTTCAGGGTGCAGCCGGTCGGGGAGCCGGAACCGGAGCCGTTGAAGCCGAAGGAGACGGAGGCGCCGGGGGCGAGGGTGCCGTTGTAGGACTTGTTCTTGGCGGTCCAGTGGTTGCCGGAGTGGGTGACGTCCGCGTCCCAGGCGGAGGTCACGGCCGTCCCCGAGGGGAAGTCCCACTCGATCGTCCAGGAGCTGATGCCGCTGCTCCCGGTGTTCTTGACGGTCCACTTGCCTTCGAAGCCGGTGCCCCAGTCCTGGGACTTGGCGTAGGTGGCGGTGGCCGAGTCGGCGGCGTGGGCGGGGCCCGCGAGGCCGACGAGCCCGGCGAGGGGGAGAAGCAGGGTCGCGAACCCTGCGGCAGCCCGGTGTCTGAAGCGCATCCGCGCCTCCTTGTGTGGGGTTTGTCGGGGCCATGACTGTGCACGCTGCCGCGAGAGTAGAAAGGTCTGGACCATCCGTCAATAGGTCTGGACCAGTGAGCGGTGTGCGCGAGGAGTGCCGCTCGGATCCCCAACTCCCCTGTGGTTCACGAGTAATCGCGATACCTGACGGGTATCGTGCGCCCAGTACCCGCGCCCGCCGCGCCGCGCCGGCAACGCGGGTTCCCGCGGGCGCGCTTCGGGCCCGCGGGCCGGAAGGCTCTCCAGGGCCGGGTTCCTGACGTCACCGGCAGAGCGGACGTGACCATGGAGGTCGTGAAGGTGCGTCGTCGAGTACTGAGCCTGATGTCGGCCCTGGTCTGTGCGGGCGCCGCCGTGACAGGCGCGGGGTCCCCGGCAGGTGCCGCGGAACCGGATCCCGAGACCATTCCCATCGATCTGATACTCGCCGGTTCCTACGCGGATCCCGTCCGTGACGCGATGAGGATCTGGAACACGGCCGTCCCGGGAATCAAGTTCGTGGAGCAGAGCACCCCCGCCTCACTGCGGGTCAAGGAGTACACGACCGCGACCGGTACCGGTTCGCACGTCTTCCTCGACGGAGCGGGGAGAGGCTGGGTATATCTCGAGACCGGAGACGCGAAGGTCTACCCGCCCACCCGTGTCGCCGTTCACGAACTGGGGCACACCCTGTCACTCGCCGATCTCGGGCCGGGCAGCCCGTGTTCCAAAGTGATGTCGGGGGGATGGGCGGGGCCCGAGTGCGTCAACACCCAGCCCGACGCGGAGGAGGTCGCCGAAGTGGCGGCCTACTTCGCCGGTCACGATGTCGGCGATCAAGTACCGGGATGGCCGCCTCCGTCGGACGAACAGGGCCTGTCCGGCGATTCCCGCCGCCCGTCCGACAGGACCCCGGGGGCCCCTGGGCAGGGCCCCCACCGCGTCGGCGCCGTCGGCCCGCTGCGACCTGATCCGAACGACGGACCCTAGTAGTGCTTCGTTAGGTTCTGGGCTGTCTGCGGCGGGTTCGTGGGCTGGGCAGGGGTCGGCCGCAGGTGGTGCAGACACCGGTCCAGCACCTCAGCAGGTCCTGAAGAACGTCGAGGACCTGGTAGAGGGTCAGGCCGGTGTGTGGGCTTTTGGGTCGAGCCGCCGGAGGGTGAGGAAGGCCTGGGCGGCGGTGACGAGGGTGACGTGGTGGTGCCAGCCGCGCCAGGTGCGGCCCTCGAAGTGGTCCAGGCCCAGGCCGTGCTTGAGCTCGCGGTAGTCGTGCTCGATCCGCCGGCGCATCTTGGCCCACCGCACCAGGTCGGTGACGGGTGTGGTGGCGGGCAGGTTCGATATCCAGTAGTCCGTCGGGGTGTCCTGGCCGTCCGGCCACTCGATGAGGAGCGTCTGGACGGGCAGGACGCCGTCCCACCGGTTGCGGCCGCCGCCGGCCTCCTGAGCCGCGGCCAGGGACTGCTTGCCCGCGGGCCGTACTGTCAGGACCGCGAACCGTGAGGTCATCGCGTCTTTGCTGCCCTGCCTCCAGGTCACCTCGGTGAACCGCTCCGCACCCGCCTGTGCGGCGAGGACGCAGACGGCTTGTGGTGGGGTGCGGTAACGGGGAAGGGTGGGTGGTCCGAGCCCGCCATAAGCAGGCTGGTGCGGCTCGGCATCCTCGGGGTGGGCGACTTCCTTCCCGTTCAGGGCCAGGACATAGGACAGCCCTCGCGTCTGGAGGCCGAGCCGGAACAGGGTGCTGACGCCGTAGCCGGCGTCGGCGACCACGACCGGAGCCTTCAGCCGCCACTGGGCGAGCGTGTCCAGCAGGCCGAGCGCCAGACGCCACTTCTCCCGGTGCACCACCTCGTCGGGGACTCCTGCCCTGCGGCACCGGTCCGGCTCGTCCGTCCACTCACGCGGCAGATACAACTGCCACTCCAACGGGCACGAGGCGGTGTCGGTGGCGGCATGGACACTGACCGCGACCTGGCAGTTCGCCCGCTTGCCGACCGCTCCGCAGTACTGGCGGGCCACCCCGACCGACGCCTTGCCGCACTTGGGGAACGACACGTCGTCGATCACCCACACCTCAGGGCGGATGGCCTCGCACAACCACTCGGCGATCCGCCGCCTGACCGGTAACGGATCCCACGGCGACTGGTTCACGAACTGCTGCAGGGCCTGCATGTTCCCGTCCGGCAGACGCTCGGCCATCGGCTGGATGGACTTGCGCCGGCCGTCGAGCATCAAGCCTCGCAGATAGCACTCGCCCCACCGCCGCTGATCCCGCCGCGGAAACGACCCGAACACATCGGCAACGAACTCCGCCAACTCGCCCCGGAGCCGTTCCACCTCCCCCAACCTCACTCCAGGAAGCTGCCCACGATCAGCAGAGATCACTCCACGTAACGAAGCACTACTAGGGCCTCTCGTTCGGATCATTCCGGCGTCGCGGGGTCCGGTACGCGCCTGTGCGGCGTTGTCGTCGGTTGCCGGGGCTCCGCCCTGGCGCCCTCGCGCCTTGGCAGCCGCACGCACCGGACCCCGCTCGGGTCGGTCGAGGACGCACCGCGCCTCCCAGTCGGCCTGATCCAGACGAAAGACCCTAGCGCTCGCCCCCCGGCACCCACAGCACGTCGCCGGTCCCCAGGTTCGCCACGCGGGCCAGGATGAACAGGAGGTCGGAGAGGCGGTTGAGGTAGGTCGCGGTCAGCGGGTTCATGACCTCGCCGTGCGCCTCCAGCGCCGCCCACGTCGACCGCTCGGCCCGCCGCACCACCGTGCACGCCTGGTGCAGCAGGGCCGCGCCCGGGGTGCCGCCGGGCAGGATGAAGGAACGCAGCTTCTCCAGCCGCTCGTTGAACCGGTCGCAGTCCGCCTCGAGCCGGTCGACGTAGAACTGCTCCACCCTCAGCGGCGGGAACTCGGGGTTCTCCACCACCGGAGTCGACAGGTCGGCCCCGACGTCGAACAGGTCGTTCTGGACCCGGACGAGCACCTTGCCGACCTCCTCGTCCAGGCCGCCCAGCGCGATCGCCGTCCCGATCACCGCGTTCGCCTCGTTGGCGTCCGCGTACGCCGAGATCCGAAGATCGGTCTTGGGGACGCGGCTCATGTCACCGAGGTTGGTGGTGCCCTTGTCGCCGGTCCGCGTGTAGATGCGTGTCAGATTGACCATGCGGCCAGGGTATGTACGCCGTCGCCCGGCGCGGTGCACCTGTGCGCACCGTCACGGCGCGGTCCGTGCCCTCCCGGTCGTCCCCCGGCGGCGCGGAAGGCCCGCGTGCCGACCGCCGGCGCGAGAACGCCGAAGGCGAGCTGGGCGCGCGGCCGGGACACGGGGGAGTCGGCCACGCGGGCCGTGCCGCGCGAACCGCGCGCCGAGGTGGAGGCCGTCTCGCCCCGGGGTTGACTCATGGAGGACTACGACCGTTTCGTGCGTTGCCTCCAGGAGGCGCCGCCGCGTTCCCGGCTGTGGGGCATGCGGCAGGAGATCCACGCCCACCTCGAGGCGCCCCGGCGCGAGGAGGCCGCCGCTCCCCGCCGGCGACCCGGTGCCCGACCTGATGGCCGGACAGATCCGCTGGATCCACCGGGGCGTGTTCGGCGCCACCGGCCGGGAGACGCCCGGCGGACGCGACCCGTGGGAAGTGTCGCGGGAGGCGCCGGTCCTCCTCGACGGCATCGAGGAGCTGTTGAGCGATCGGGTGCGCAACTACGCCGTCCGGGGCACGGAATGACCCGCCCCGGTGTGATGTCCGTCAAGTGGGACGTGACCCGCGTTACTTAGCGGTCACAGGCGGGCGGACGGGCGCTAGGGTCCGCCGAAGGAGCACGGGACAACGCAAGGACGCGTAAGGGGTCGCACAGTGGCAGGGAAGGTCGCCGTCATCGGAGCCGGGCTCATGGGGTCCGGCATCGCCCAGGTCGCCGCGACCGCGGGCTGGGACGTCGTCCTGCGGGACGTCACCGACGAGGCGCTCACCCGCGGCACGGACGCGATCAAGGCCTCGTACGAGAAGTTCGTGGCCAAGGGGACGCTGGAGGCGGCCGACGCCGAGGCCGCCCTCGGGCGGATCGGCACCACCACCGACCTCGACGCCGCCGCCGACGCGGACCTCGTCGTCGAGGCGGTGTTCGAGCAGCTCGACGTCAAGCACGACCTCTTCCGCACGCTCGACACGCTCGTGCGGGAGGACGCCGTGCTCGCGTCCAACACCTCGGCCATCCCGATCACCAAGATCGCGGCGGCCACCGCCCGGCCCGAACGGGTCGTCGGCGTGCACTTCTTCTCACCGGTGCCGATGATGCGGCTCGTCGAGCTGGTGCGCGGATACAAGACGAGCGACGAAACGCTCGCCACCGCGCGGCGGTTCGCCGAGTCCGTCGGCAAGATCTGCATCGTCGTCAACCGGGACGTGGCGGGCTTCGTGACCACCCGGCTCATCTCCGCGCTTGTCGTGGAGGCCACCAAGCTGTACGAGTCGGGCGTCGCCACCGCCGAGGACATCGACCTGGCCTGCAAACTGGGCTTCGGTCATGCGATGGGGCCGCTGGCGACGGCCGACCTCACCGGCGTCGACATCCTGTTGCACGCCACCGGCAACATCTACACCGAGTCCCAGGACGAGAAGTTCGCCCCGCCGGAGCTGATGCGCCGGATGGTGGACGCCGGTGACATCGGCCGCAAGAGCGGGCAGGGCTTCTACACGTACTGACGCCCCGTCCGCACCCGCCGGGACCTCGGCGGGCGCCGGCCGCGCACGGCTCGCACGAACGGCGTACACCGGCACCGTACGCACCCCGGGGGGATCACCCGCAGGAGTGAATTCGGTATCGGTTCGCCAACAACCAGCAACCGGACCGCCGCTCAGGCAGTCAGAAGTTGCATCGGAACGTGCATCAGGTCTTACATCAACGACTTGCCGCACAAGCGCATCGAACGGTGCATCGGAAGGTGCGGCGGACGGTGAGTCGTACCGGTGCCGGGCCGGTGCCGTACCGGTGCCGGAGTTCCGCCACCGTGGCACCGCATATCGAACACCGATCGAACGTCCGCCGATGACGGAGCACGACACCGCACTCTCGGGGAGCGCATATGTACATCAGGGGCGACCACGCCGGGCTGGTCGTCGGGGGCCGCCTCGACGTCCGCAGCGCGGCGGACGCCCGTACGGTCCTGCACTCGGCCGTCGACGACGGAGCCGGCGACCTGGTTCTCGACCTGTCCGGACTGGACTCGTGGGACGCCACCGGACTCGGCGTGATCATGGGAGCCCACCGGCGGGCCGGACGGTGCGGCAGGCGGCTCGTCCTGCGCGGCGTCCCGCCCCAGATGCAGCGCCTGCTGGTGGCCACCCGGCTGCACCGCATCCTCGCCATCGAGGGCGGCATCGGCGTGGAGTCCCTGCCCCGCGTCTGACCGTCCCCCCCCGGCGCCCGGCGCCCGGCGCCCGGCACCGGGCAGGAGCGCACGACTCGGCGCGAACCGTACGACGCGCTCAATCTCCATGAAGCCGTGATGTTGCGGACCGCGCGGTACCCCGGCTGTTCCGCGATACTGTGCGAAGGTTTAGGGTTCGGCTGCCCGCCGCCCGTCAGCCCGGGCGGGTACCGGACCAGAAGCGACAGCGTCGCGGTGTGCGGCAAGGCCGGGAGGGTTTTCGGCACACGACGCTTTTGGGGGCTAGAACCGATGGACCCGAACACCGCGGGACCCGAGGAGTACGGCCACGACGGTGACGGCCACCAGGGCCGTGACAGCCGTGACGCCCAGGCCCGCGCCGCCGGCCGGCGCTCGCCCCGGGATTCCCTCACCGCCGACTTCGGCCAGCACGCGCCCGCGCCGGCGCGCACCGCCCGGATCGTGGCGGGTGAGTTCCTGCTCACCGTCAACCCGGTGGACGGCAGCGAGATCGAGAACCGGCCGCCCCAGGAGCACCCCGGGCGGCCGGCCAAGTACACCGCCGCCCGTCGCTCGGAGAGCGAGCGCGCCGCCCGGCCGCCCGTGCCGCCGGGCTCCGCACTCCCCGACTCCGGCCTGCTCCAGCGCGACGAGGAACGCGATCGGCTGGTCGGGCTGCTGGCCCGTGGCCGCTCCGTCCGCCTCGTCGGCGCCCCCGGCTCCGGCCGCACCGTCCTGCTGGACGCGGTCGCCGTGGACTGCGCCGATCTCGCCCCCGACGGCGTCGTCCGCCTCTCCGGCCACCGGCGCACCGTCGACGACCTGATGGGCGATCTCTATCACGCCGTGTTCGACGCCCCCGAGTACCGCCCGGGCCGCGACGAGCTGCGCGAGGCCCTCGCCGAGATCGGCGCCGTCGTCCTCCTCGACGACCTCGAGTTCGGCGGTGCCGCCCTCGACGAACTCCTCGACGCCACCCCCGAGTGCGCCTATCTGTGCGCCGTCACCCCCGACGTGCCGGCCCCCTCGGCCGAGGCCGCCTTCGAGGACGTCGCGCTCGGCGGGCTCGACCGCGCGGGCTGCGTCGAACTCCTGGAGCGGGCCGTCGGACGCGTTCTCACCGAGGAGGAGTCCAACTGGGCCGGCGACCTCCTGTTCGAGTCCGAGGGCCTGCCGCTGCGGTTCAAGCAGGCCGGGGCGCTGCTGCGGCAGCGGGACCGGCTGCGCCTGGAGGCCGAGGCCTTCGACGAGTACGGCGTCTTCGAGGACGCCAAGGCGGAGGCCGCCACCGTCCGCGACACCGTGCCCGAGTCCGTGACCGGTGACGAGGAGCCGCTGCCACCGCTCGCCGAGGCCGCGGCGGCCGCGCCGCTGCTCGCCTCCCGGCTGAGCCGGTCGGCCCGCGAGACCCTGCGGTTCGCCGTCGCGCTCGACGGCGAGGTGCCGCACCTCACCCACCTCCCCGCGCTCGTCGACGACACCCACGCGGACGCCGCCCTCGCCGAGCTGGCCGGCTGCGCGCTGGTCACCCCGGTCGGCGCCCGCTACCGGCTCGCCGCCGGGGTCCTGGCGCAGCTCGTGGCCGCCGGGTACGACACCGACGCCGAGGAACACCTGCTGACCGCCGCCCGGCACTACGCCTGGTGGGCCGGACACCCCTCGGTCACCCCCGAGCGGGTCGCGGCCGAGGCCGACGCCGTGCTGGCCGCGCTCACCGCGCTGGTGCCGCTCACCACGCCGGTGGACGAGAACTCCGAGGCCGCCGAGGACACAGCGGAGCCGGAGGGCCGGGGAGGAGCCGGAGCGGCCCGTCGCCGTGCGGCTCGCCCGGCAGGCCGCGCCCGCGTTCGCCGCAGGGCTGCGCTGGGGCGCCTGGGAGCGGGCGCTGCGGGCCGGTGCGGAGGCCTCGCGGCTGGCGGGGGAGGTGGCCGACCAGGCGTACTTCCACCACGAGCTGGGCGTCCTCGCGCTCTGCGAGGGCCAGTTGGACCGGGCCCGGGCCGAGCTGGAGACGTCCGTAGGACTGCGCGGCGCGGTCGCCGACCGGCGGGGGACCGTCGCGGGGCGGCGCGCCCTGGCGCTGGTCGACGACCGGGCGGGCACCGCATCGGGCACGGCGCTGGTCCTGGCGTCCGACGTCGTCTCCGCCGCGTCGCCGGCCGGGCCGGCGGCCGGGGAACCGGGCACGGGGGGTTCGGCGGCGTGGCCCCCGGTGGGCGACACCGCGACCCTGGTGTCGTACCGGGCGGCCGCGGCACTGCCGCCGGGGTCGGGAGCGGGGGCCGCCGCCGGCGCCGCGGCCGGTACCGGCGGGCGCCGGCGGGGCGGGTTGCGCTCAGCGGCGCGCGGCACCCGGCGCAATCTCGTGGCCGCGGGGGCGGGGGCGCTGCTCGTGGCCGCGCTCGGCACGGTGGTGACGCTCGGCGCAACCTCCGACAACAACCACAACGAGAACGCGCCCTCCGAGCGGGTCGGGGTCGACCCCTCGATCGGCCAGGACAGCGGGGACGACAGCCTGGGCGCGGACAAGACGAAGAAGGACGACGCCGGGGGTGGGGTGCCGGCCGGGCACAAGTCGGCGGCGCCGTCGGATCCCGGGCCGGACGGGACGTACGGGACGGCGGACGATCCGTCGCCGACGGCGTCGTCCTCGCCTTCGGCGACGCGGTCGGTGTCGACGACGGGGAAGGGGCACGGCGGGGGAGACAAGGGGGACGGTGGGGGCGGGAAGACGTCGTCGGGGTCGACGCCGTCCTCGAAGCCTCCGAAGTCCTCGACGCCTGCGGGGTCGCCGACACCGTCGAGCACGGCTCCGAGCTCGCCGGAGTCGCCGTCGGAGACGGCCTCCGAGGATCCGGGCATGACGAACTCGGCGTCGGCGTCGTCTAGTACGACGGTGACGAACAGTGCGTCGCAGAGCGGCGCGGGGACCGGGACGCCGGTGGCCTGACCCGGGTTCTTTCCGCCCCCGCCTGCCCTTGCCCTTCCCGTTCCCGGGGGCTCCGCCCCCGGAGCCCGAAAGGATCGCGCGGTTCCCCGTGCCCCTGATCAGGGGCACGGGGAACCGCGCGAGAAAAAAACGGAGGTCAGAACAGGCGGAGTTTGTCGTCCTCGATGCCGCGGAGCGCGTTGTAGTCGAGGATCTGGCAGCGGATGCCACGGTCCGTCGCCAGCACCCGTGCCTGCGGCTTGATCTCCTGCGCCGCGAACACCCCCTGCACCGGCGCCAGATGCGGATCCCGGTTCAGCAGATCCAGGTACCGCGTCAACTGCTCGACGCCGTCGATCTCGCCCCGCCGCTTGATCTCGACGGCGACGGTCCCGCCGTCGGAGTCCCGGCACAGGATGTCGACCGGACCGATCGCCGTCATGTACTCGCGCCGGATGAGCGTGTAACCGTCTCCGAGCGTCTCGATGCGGTCCGCGAGCAGTTCCTGAAGGTGTGCTTCCACGCCGTCCTTGATCAGCCCGGGGTCCACCCCGAGTTCGTGCGAGGAGTCGTGGAGGATCTCCTCCATCGTGATGATGAGCTTCTCGCCCGCCTTGTTGACGACGGTCCACACCCCGGCCTCGTCGCCGCTGCCCTCCTTCAGGGTGCAGGGTGGAGACATCCAGTTCAGAGGCTTGTAGGCCCGGTCGTCCGCATGGATCGACACACTGCCGTCGGCCTTCACGAGGATCAGACGGGGCGCCGGAGGAAGGTGGGCGGTGAGCCGGCCCGCGTAGTCGACGGAGCACCGGGCGATGACGAGACGCATGGTGCGCAACGCTACTCGACGCGCCCGCCCCCGCGCGATCCGCCCATGCCCGCGGACTATTCGCGCACGTCGGCGGCGTTGCTGCCGTCTTCAATCCCCTTTTCGACCGGGCCTGTTCGCAGATGGCCGATTGTGTGCCCACAGGGGGGCGGCCGTATCCGCGTTTTCCTGGTGCGACCCCGTTTGGTTGCCTACCGTAGAAACTGGAGGTCGCGGGCCATGTACGCAGCGTGTTGGTGACGCGGCCTCTCCGCCCTGTCCGTCGGCCCCCGCGCACCGGGGGTGTGAGAGGAGAACCCATGTCGCTCGACGTCTCACCGGCCCTACTCGAGAAGGCCGAGCGAGGCGAGGTCGACGAAGCGGAATTCGTCGACTGCGTCCGGACCTCCCTGCCCTTCGCATGGGAGATGATCAGCTCCCTGGTGGCCCAGCTGAAGGTGGACGGCGGCCAGTTCGCCGACAACCAGACGCCGCCGCCGGACGAGCACGCGCGCGGCCAACTGCTGCGCGCGCTCGCCAGTGACGCGATACGTGGCGCGCTGCAGCGGCACTTCGGAGTGCGACTGGCCTTCCAGAACTGCCACCGGGTGGCGGTCTTCCCGCTGGACTCCTCGGTGGACGAACGCCTGGCCCGTTTCACCTCGGTCCGCAGCCAGTTGCTCAACCAGTCCCCGGAACTCCGGGACTGCTGAGCCGTGTGACGCGGTACGGCCCGCCGCTCCGGTGCGGAAGGAACGTGCACGGATGTATACCGACGTACGTGGACATAAGCGAACGTCGTGCGGGGAGTGATCCCCCTTCCTTCCGCGACGGAGCGGCGGGCACCCGGCCCCTACGGCGCGGCCGGTGACGGCGCCCGCGGCGGCCGTCCCAGCCGTGGAAGCACCTCCGCGCCCAGCCGCCGCACGTTCTCCTCGGTGGCCGCGAGGTCGCCCGAACCCTCCACGAGCAGCGCGAAGCGGGTGATGCCGGTCCGTTCCGACGTCGCGGCGAGGCGGTCGGCGCAGCGCCGCGGCGTGCCCACCGGGTGCAGCCCGCACAGCAGTTCCGTGTACGCCAGCGGATCGCGCATGGCACGCACCCGGCCGTCCACCGTGACATGGGCGCCGAGGCCCTGCCGCA carries:
- a CDS encoding STAS domain-containing protein encodes the protein MYIRGDHAGLVVGGRLDVRSAADARTVLHSAVDDGAGDLVLDLSGLDSWDATGLGVIMGAHRRAGRCGRRLVLRGVPPQMQRLLVATRLHRILAIEGGIGVESLPRV
- a CDS encoding 3-hydroxyacyl-CoA dehydrogenase family protein — encoded protein: MAGKVAVIGAGLMGSGIAQVAATAGWDVVLRDVTDEALTRGTDAIKASYEKFVAKGTLEAADAEAALGRIGTTTDLDAAADADLVVEAVFEQLDVKHDLFRTLDTLVREDAVLASNTSAIPITKIAAATARPERVVGVHFFSPVPMMRLVELVRGYKTSDETLATARRFAESVGKICIVVNRDVAGFVTTRLISALVVEATKLYESGVATAEDIDLACKLGFGHAMGPLATADLTGVDILLHATGNIYTESQDEKFAPPELMRRMVDAGDIGRKSGQGFYTY
- a CDS encoding ATP-binding protein; translation: MDPNTAGPEEYGHDGDGHQGRDSRDAQARAAGRRSPRDSLTADFGQHAPAPARTARIVAGEFLLTVNPVDGSEIENRPPQEHPGRPAKYTAARRSESERAARPPVPPGSALPDSGLLQRDEERDRLVGLLARGRSVRLVGAPGSGRTVLLDAVAVDCADLAPDGVVRLSGHRRTVDDLMGDLYHAVFDAPEYRPGRDELREALAEIGAVVLLDDLEFGGAALDELLDATPECAYLCAVTPDVPAPSAEAAFEDVALGGLDRAGCVELLERAVGRVLTEEESNWAGDLLFESEGLPLRFKQAGALLRQRDRLRLEAEAFDEYGVFEDAKAEAATVRDTVPESVTGDEEPLPPLAEAAAAAPLLASRLSRSARETLRFAVALDGEVPHLTHLPALVDDTHADAALAELAGCALVTPVGARYRLAAGVLAQLVAAGYDTDAEEHLLTAARHYAWWAGHPSVTPERVAAEADAVLAALTALVPLTTPVDENSEAAEDTAEPEGRGGAGAARRRAARPAGRARVRRRAALGRLGAGAAGRCGGLAAGGGGGRPGVLPPRAGRPRALRGPVGPGPGRAGDVRRTARRGRRPAGDRRGAARPGAGRRPGGHRIGHGAGPGVRRRLRRVAGRAGGRGTGHGGFGGVAPGGRHRDPGVVPGGRGTAAGVGSGGRRRRRGRYRRAPAGRVALSGARHPAQSRGRGGGGAARGRARHGGDARRNLRQQPQRERALRAGRGRPLDRPGQRGRQPGRGQDEEGRRRGWGAGRAQVGGAVGSRAGRDVRDGGRSVADGVVLAFGDAVGVDDGEGARRGRQGGRWGREDVVGVDAVLEASEVLDACGVADTVEHGSELAGVAVGDGLRGSGHDELGVGVV
- a CDS encoding SCO5389 family protein, which codes for MSLDVSPALLEKAERGEVDEAEFVDCVRTSLPFAWEMISSLVAQLKVDGGQFADNQTPPPDEHARGQLLRALASDAIRGALQRHFGVRLAFQNCHRVAVFPLDSSVDERLARFTSVRSQLLNQSPELRDC
- a CDS encoding cob(I)yrinic acid a,c-diamide adenosyltransferase, giving the protein MVNLTRIYTRTGDKGTTNLGDMSRVPKTDLRISAYADANEANAVIGTAIALGGLDEEVGKVLVRVQNDLFDVGADLSTPVVENPEFPPLRVEQFYVDRLEADCDRFNERLEKLRSFILPGGTPGAALLHQACTVVRRAERSTWAALEAHGEVMNPLTATYLNRLSDLLFILARVANLGTGDVLWVPGGER
- a CDS encoding IS701 family transposase, which codes for MISADRGQLPGVRLGEVERLRGELAEFVADVFGSFPRRDQRRWGECYLRGLMLDGRRKSIQPMAERLPDGNMQALQQFVNQSPWDPLPVRRRIAEWLCEAIRPEVWVIDDVSFPKCGKASVGVARQYCGAVGKRANCQVAVSVHAATDTASCPLEWQLYLPREWTDEPDRCRRAGVPDEVVHREKWRLALGLLDTLAQWRLKAPVVVADAGYGVSTLFRLGLQTRGLSYVLALNGKEVAHPEDAEPHQPAYGGLGPPTLPRYRTPPQAVCVLAAQAGAERFTEVTWRQGSKDAMTSRFAVLTVRPAGKQSLAAAQEAGGGRNRWDGVLPVQTLLIEWPDGQDTPTDYWISNLPATTPVTDLVRWAKMRRRIEHDYRELKHGLGLDHFEGRTWRGWHHHVTLVTAAQAFLTLRRLDPKAHTPA
- a CDS encoding glycoside hydrolase family 18 chitinase gives rise to the protein MRFRHRAAAGFATLLLPLAGLVGLAGPAHAADSATATYAKSQDWGTGFEGKWTVKNTGSSGISSWTIEWDFPSGTAVTSAWDADVTHSGNHWTAKNKSYNGTLAPGASVSFGFNGSGSGSPTGCTLNGASCDGGTTVPGDNPPSAPGTPTASLVTDTSVKLSWSAASDDKGVKNYDVLRDGSKVATVTSTSYTDSGLTAGTDYSYTVQARDTADQTGSPSSAVKVHTTGGGTTDPGDGDDGGNAGGKVKLGYFTEWGTYGRNYNVKNIVTSGSAAKITHINYAFGNVTGGKCAIGDSYADYDKAFTADQSVSGVADTWDQPLRGNFNQLRELKAKYPNIKVIWSFGGWTWSGGFGEAAKNPAAFADSCYNLVEDPRWADVFDGIDIDWEYPNACGLSCDTSGAAAYKNLMQALRAKFGSQNLVTAATTADGTNGGKIDAADYAGAAQYVDWYNVMTYDFFGAFDADGPTAPHSPLTSYSGIPTPGFTTADAIAKFKAKGVPASKLLIGIGFYGRGWTGVTQDAPGGSATGPATGTYEPGIEDYKVLKTSCPVTGTVAGTAYAHCGSNWWSYDTPATIGTKMSWAKGQSLGGAFFWDFSGDTGNGELVSAINSGLS
- the nucS gene encoding endonuclease NucS; translated protein: MRLVIARCSVDYAGRLTAHLPPAPRLILVKADGSVSIHADDRAYKPLNWMSPPCTLKEGSGDEAGVWTVVNKAGEKLIITMEEILHDSSHELGVDPGLIKDGVEAHLQELLADRIETLGDGYTLIRREYMTAIGPVDILCRDSDGGTVAVEIKRRGEIDGVEQLTRYLDLLNRDPHLAPVQGVFAAQEIKPQARVLATDRGIRCQILDYNALRGIEDDKLRLF
- a CDS encoding snapalysin family zinc-dependent metalloprotease; the encoded protein is MEVVKVRRRVLSLMSALVCAGAAVTGAGSPAGAAEPDPETIPIDLILAGSYADPVRDAMRIWNTAVPGIKFVEQSTPASLRVKEYTTATGTGSHVFLDGAGRGWVYLETGDAKVYPPTRVAVHELGHTLSLADLGPGSPCSKVMSGGWAGPECVNTQPDAEEVAEVAAYFAGHDVGDQVPGWPPPSDEQGLSGDSRRPSDRTPGAPGQGPHRVGAVGPLRPDPNDGP